The sequence GACAAAAAACTGTCGGTCAAGAAGAATAAGGGAGGCTTGTTGTGCTTGTGCAGCATCATTGTAACTTCCAGTAACCTACATGACAATACAGTtactatttataaaattttagggAAAGAATTACACGTGGTTGAGCTAGAAAAACTCATATTTTAAGACATGGAACATTTGGAAAATTATTATTGCTTCAAAAGTCAAGATATAGAAAATTCGAAACATCCCCAAAATATTTCCGGGCAAGAACACCCTCGGGTACGTGTCTAAATATACAAAGCCCGACAGAGACCAGCCCAGTTAAATAAAGCAATAGTCATGCTTCATCTATTTAatcactaaaataaaaatatacaaggagcactttataaattaaaacatAGAACCACCGGAATATATAAGAGTTCTTTTAGATCATAAACAACACTTTCATGAAGTAAATCTCAACAAACGCTACgtacatacaatatatatttgTTAATCAATACTTTGTCTAAACTATATTTCTTAAATCCAAGATAAATTTCTACATGCTTAGAACTCATGATTGTATCCATATGCATCAACAAAATACTTgaacaaaatcaagaaaataaagaataactcACGGCAAAGAGAACCGTGGACACAACTGCGCCTTCTGAAGGACGCCGGCTTTGAATCTTTCGTGGACGTGTACAGCCTGTAAATATCGAGAAATATTCCTAACATAATATTTATTCATGaacaatgttctaaaaagctgTACGTTAATGCGGTCTCCTaagttttttctttttaacCCAAATATCTGATTATTATAATCTAATCAAACTTAATATTTctccattaattttttttttatcaaatcacttgcatatctaattatttttgtttatctCAATATTTctccattaattttttttatgaaatccAAACTCGAATTACATGACTTATTGATAGGAAAATAtgccaaataatttttttaaaaaaattaaaattaaaaaaataagaatatattATATGTTAATATAGTCGGAGTTTGGAGCGACTAGCCACCTTTTAGAACACGTTCCTGAGTAAACCCAATACACAATTATCGGTACAAACGTGCCCAATATCTCATCCGAAACGTCCCAACCCTTCATTAATATCTCCATACCCAATTCTTCCCCTCGAAAAATTCTGCCTTCCCGGGAGAGATTACAAGTGGGATTTCGATAAAAACACAAGAGTGCTGGAGTGCCGGATCACGATGAATTCGCCTCTTATCTATATATATTCGAGGACAAGAAAACAAAAAAGATAATCAGAAAAAGAACCCTGTGATGCTCTCCATGAAACCGGATCCTCTACTGTTGAGAATTAACAGCACCGAATGAATGCTCTTTATTGTGTTTTGTTCAtgtttattgtgtttattgggTTTGTTTGTTCATGTTTATTGTGTTGAACCAAGAGTCGATGCTCATATGAATGCAGTGTTAAGTGCCCCTTTCACAGCAGCTGAAATTAAGACTGCAGCAATGTTTGACATGCTGCATGCACCTATCAGTTTATGTAATTAAATTTTGGAATAAGCAGCCCATGTacgaattaaattttaatgtaaacaatttaataataataataataataataataataataataataataataataataataataaggaaTTGATTTTACAACAtttgtttttaataattatgGTAAGTGTTTCGAGACAAAATACATGCTAAGTGATTTCGGGTGTTAAAAAAGAGGTTAAGTATTATTTTCCAATAAGATAGTTTTTacaaaattataaaatctttaatattttatttagtaaacGTTATTAAATCATGCATGCTTGAAATATTTGCGTGGATGATAATTAAAGttaagtattttaaaatttttaatataatatatttgattaaaataaatttatctatctgcctcaaaaaataaataaatttatctatcactcttaattaagaattaACAATCTTAcgggttaattttgtgagacacatcatttatttgaattattcatgaaaaaatattacttttatttcaaaaatattactttatatTGTAAATATGGATAAGATTAATTCGtctcataaataaaaatcagCCGTCTCACAAAAGATCTACTCACATagataataaattattttttaatacaatGTATTGATCTAATTTCCAGAAGtctcaaaatataatttttttttttatacaatgTATTGATCTAATTTCCAGAAGTCTCAAAATACCATgttgtttattttaatttcattttctttaactagaatatatatttatttttaaaaaaatcgacATCTATATACCTATAAAAATATGGATAGTAGAACATGTTTTCTAATTGACACATTTAACCTCttacaaatatttttacatttagTTTGGCCCACTAAATTATTGAACCACATATTTCTCAACTAACCATattatttacttttattttgATCAAATTATTTACttctttcaaattaatttttttaaaaaaatcttaactcctttattttgattttatttcattattaTGAATTGTGACCCATTTAAATTTTATAGTGCTCTAATTTTATCTcattattaattattcattattgaacttatatataaaattatggATAGAAGAACATGTTTTCTAATTGTGTATTGACACATTTAACCTCctacaaatatttttacatttacTTTGGTCCACTAAATTATTGACCCACATCTTTCTCAACTAACCAAATTATTTAATTACTATTATTTTGACCAAATTATTTACTTCTTTcaaactaattttttaaaaaaatcttacctctgtattttgattttatttctttattatgAAGTGTGGcccattcaaattttatagtTCTCTAATTCATATCTCATTATTGACTGCAttacatttattttaaaaaaaatttacatcaTTTATTCACCATTGAACTTATAATGTTTTAATGGTTATTTCACTTAAAAATTGACCAAATCTTATAGTGCTATAATCCATAGTTcattattaattattcattattgactgcattatatttttttaaaaaatatattacataatTTATTctggtttaatttatttaacatcAATCATCCCAATTATTGTTATGAATATATAATTCACTATTCgtaaaatatatcaatatagTTATATCGTGCAATGAATTTTACTAGGAAAAAAGTTCACCGAGTTTCAATTTTTAGACATCtgttttttaagtttttttttaatttatcaatcaaaaaatgagttgatatatatttattctatGTGtcacatgtttatttcaatcaaTGTTACAATTagctttttattttttgttgttatGTTATACTCATGATTAATAATTAACTATGTGCTTTTTTTGTGTTACCATATGAGttttttaattacatataattattgttaataatttattaagtTTATTCAATGGCTGATGAAATagaacaataaataatattatttatttaattcgtAATTTAAATTGGAGTCCaagaaaattattaaattaggttgaacctacaatttatcacattttTATCACATCTAATAGAATAGTATTACATCATTGGTGAGTATGGTGGTGGGCAGctgaaagaaactatatatatattagtcaCGTGCACATGCTcacttttaatttaaaatttctctaatggagaaataataactattgataaaatgacaaaattaataaaaaaaaataaacttaaaactAATGCaatattttaaatgctttattCTATTTTTGCAttctataatttattatatcatatcaATTTTAGTGATATAATTgtcctaattaacttaattatatccaataaaatatatatttaatttaatttataatttattaaaaaaattcgtATAATGAAATGTAATTAGAAGGATATCATCTAATTATAAACTATAATCATTATCTAAATTTGTATAAtttgaaaatcaagaaaaaaaatctaatacttggttaattttttttattaatattctaATTTGTTGGCAATAAACTATTTATGAtagtatattaaaaattaaattattaaaaaagacAGTCTAATATCTAATAGTTTCTATCTAAATAACAGtaagaataaataataatgaacaattaaaaataaattatttttttcttccatataaatgtactaaaaaaattaacaagatcgtagataattaatttaattttatatgttcAACTTTTTTTATAGACATATTTTATTAGTACTTAGTTATGAACATAATAGTTTGATACATATTAATGTAAACATTAgtcataattatattatatctatctaaattgttgatttattttgttttgttactctttaatttttattgtatgGTTTACAGATTGataaacattttataaatatttatttcaatccaTATTGTTATATATGCGTTATGTTATTATATTATCATTTGCTAATAATACAAATTTTAGATATAAACtttcttaattatatatatatgtttttaatttatattatatttaattgatgACAACGTGAATCGCAGTTCTTTTTGCTAGTATTTGTAAAAACACCGTTGCGACTGCAATGACTTTCTTGAAACGAAACGTTGTTGGAAGTTTAAAATCCTTCCGAATCAAGTTTTTgctataattaattattaattagatttaatttattaattaattttctgCAACCTTCGTCATCTACATAAACCAATTATCATCAGGCCTTTGAAGAAGAATACAAGTCGACGGCGGTTGCAGAATCAAGAAGAAAGAAGAGAGAATGGAGAAAGGAGAAAGCTCAGGGGCCGCCGCTAGTGCAGATATTTGGGCGAAACTGGGTAATTTATAAAGAATAAGAATCAAgacatgatattttttatttatttatgttttttaagTTTAAAAGACTAAGCTAACTGTTTCGTTATTCTCTTTTCGATTGTGGGCTTGAATCTTTATTAGATTGAGTCAACTCTATGATGTGAAGAGTTTCTGGGTCTCTGGAAATTTTATGATCAACGTGTGTTTATACAGTGTATGATATCATATATTAGAGTAAGATTGATCAAGTACTGTTGTGTGACCTTTGCTTGGCAATTGGCATAACGAAAGGTGTGTTATGTAGTGTTTcttggattttattttaattttgttggATTATATCTTTTTGTCAATTCGAACGATTGCCTGTTTTTGGGAATGGTAGCAAGCTGGAATCTTTTTATGTTTCCCTTGtactattttgaatttttgccGGTGACTTAGATACATTGTTTCTTTAACTTGgcctttataaaatttttgcttccATCTTTCTGCAGTGCCCTTGGACTCACGCTATCCAGATGTAGAGTTGAGATCTGATAATGTCACTGTCTTATCAGAGATCAATAGTTCTTCAAGTGAAAAGCAAGAGTGGTGCAGGATAGAAAAGAATAAGAATAAAATTTCTGCCTTGATGAAGAATATGTggtttgtgaattttttttgtacttGCGTTTTTGCTGAATTCTCTGCTTTTGTGTTAGTTTTGGGCAGAAGTTTTTGTCGTGATAGAATTGTATCTGCTCACATCTGAAAGTCAATATCTTTATGAAAGTTTGTTGGAATGATCTTGAAATCCTCTATATAATTGCTGAATAAAGTGTTTTACTATGACTggttcaaattttatttatttccccATGGGAACATTTGTGTGATGGTTTTAATAATTTGATTCTTTTAACAAAGAACAAGTGCTATTTATAAAGTTTAGAACAATAACTGTTCCATTGAAAAGTATCTATGTGCCAGGCATTAAATTTGGTCTGCAACACTTTCATTTGCTTGACATTTGAGACTGATTGAGATATTTAGACGACAGTTGCATGGTCGATTCTTTTTGAGGTGCACTATATTTTGTTGTAGAACAAGATGCGTACTTTTAAAAATTTCCAAGCACTTGACAGTTTTGTTTTTTGCTAGCTAGTTCTCATTCGATAGTTGTTGATGACACGGTGATTGAAGATGATGAAACAGCTACCATCACTTGTGGCAGCGAAATAATCCTGGGTCCTGAGGCTCAAGGTAAGAGTTAATGTTGGTCATTTCAATTTTTAGTTGATAATGTGTTTTGACTCAGTATGGATGTCATATTATGGAACTATTAGTTGGTGGTAAATGTCTAACCCACCTCTGTATGTGTCGTAGCTGATCCTCGACAATGGCAACTAGTGTTCATGCCTGCAGGTTCTTATAAGAAAAGCTGCAGgaaatgattaattattttgatgaaACTGAAGCTGAGTTGGTACAAAACAGAGAGAAAACTAAAGAAAAGACATGTATTAGAATGAAGGAATAAGTGTATAATCCATGCTCATCGAAGTCTCTTGTTTTAACCTGTCCTTTTCCTTCTTTCTCCCCACCATCAGCGTAACACTAGCCTTCAGCTCTATTTAGTTCAAACATGTAATAGTGATACATCGCCAACGAGCATTGGAGGAACTTTACCAGTAAATTGCTGTGAATGCTTGCAGAATTTATACGGAACGTAATTTATCAAAAAGAATCACAGTCTATGTCATTTCTCTCCATCTTGGTGTCTAAGCTGAAGCACTTTCCAGGACACCATATAGTTGAGGCTCTGCCTTTCCAATTTCCAAAGTAgctcatattatttttttcgaaCACTAATGATGTTGGCTTCACACGTTTCTATCTTTATCATACACTGCAGAGTTGAAATCCATCAGGTATTCGGTTTCTTATAAGATTGCTTGAAAATGTGATCAGATGAAGTGCATTAGTATTTGGTATAATAGTAACTTGTCCCTTGGCTTTGAGATTGCTTTATCAGCTGATCAATAACAAAGCTTTCTGAAGTATACTTTACAAAATTTCTCTGATGTTTGTAATTATTCCCCCAAGACCATTCATCTATTAAAATTCAGTACATCTccacatttgtaagaagtttgTTTCATCACAAGCGATTGATGGTTACTTGAAACAAATAATCTTTTATACATTTCATAGAAATTGGGGACTCAAGTTACCCATCTTTGCATGCTATCAGGGTTCATGAGGTACATGTTTAAAGTAATGCCAGCTGAGGAAATTTGCCAGAAACAGCTGCAGGTGACCGAATCCGGCCTCAAACATAATCTTTGTTATCTCTTAAATTTGTTGATACAGTTGACATTGTTGTAAATTTGTCTATGCCAGATAGTTCTTGATCCAGAACATACAAAATGTTCTATTTGTTTAAGTGTTTGGCATGACGTCGTAACTGTAGCACCCTGCCTTCACAATTTTTGGTATGTCTCTCAACCTTCTCTTATTCCTACCAATTTCCatctcatattttattatcagttACCTCTTGTCTCATCCAGCAATGGGTGCTTCTCGGAGTGGTTGAAACGGTGTCAAGAGAAACATTCTAGCATTTTATGTCCTGAGTGTAGAGCAGTTGTGCAGTTTGTTGGAAGGAACCATTTTTTGCATAACATTGAAGAGGTATGGGATTTTCTGCTGCCAGCATTGTGTATAGctttttatttgttattagCACACAAATTCAATCAGAAATGTTTTCTCCATCTTGTCTGACTTTCTTAAATCTTCTACATCTTTTAATACACATACATATTGACTATTTCATCTGTGTTGTATTTTTTGTTCTTCTTTTAAAGTGGTAGCAAACTAGAATAATTTTTTGTCAAGAATTTTCCTATTTACTTTCTTGTCGATTTTCACATGGTCAGACTATAACAACACTTTTTTTCTTCCCTTGATCATGCAAACATGTAGGCGGATAGATACCCGTGGGTTGTTTCTATCCGGTTCTTCGGTGATTGGTGGTCTAttaaatttgataaaatatgaattttgtgTATTTGAACTTAATTTCTGCTGAGAAAAGCTCAGAAATGTATTCATGATGTTGAGTTCCGTAAAGCATAAAGTTCAATCATGTAGAATGCACTCTTGCATCAGTTATTTGACTGTTTGGAATGAGAAGGTATGGAGTACAGTTCCTTATgccttaaattcatattttatctGCACAGGATATATTGCAAGCTGATTCTACTCTAAGGCGTTCAAGTGAAGACATTGCACTTTTAGATTCGTATGCATCAATTAAATCTCCCCTTGTAAGTGGTATATTCTGTTGCCCTGATCAGAAAATAAGTCAGATTGAAGCTGCAATAAGGGATGAATTTTTAGCATGCTGAACTTGAGAATTCGTCATCTCTTTGCTTGTGTCATTGAGGTTATATTATTCGTTTATTTGCTGAACTATAAACCTGCTGccattcttgatttttttttgtgagtcatatatatgcatttataaaaTTAGTGACAAAGCATTTAACATTTTGTTTCTACTCTCCTCTAAAGAACACTATAATTTATTGTAGGATTATTTTGCACTGTGTGTTCAGATGTTTTAAGTAACTTACTTGTACTATTCATTGTTCTGCATATACCCATCCCACTAAATAGAGATATCCTAGACCTTCCCTCCCACTTTCCACTTATCTACAAACAACTTTGTAATCGACATTCAATTCTTCTCGCTTCAGAAGCATTTGGATATTAAGTATTTCATAAGTTTCTGATTGAGTTGAACATGGATGACTATAAAAAGCTCTTGAACCATATGTGTAGATGCCTTCTACGTGGATTATGTCTAATTTTTTCATCTTACACATTGCTATAGGTTCATTAAGCTGTCGGTACATAAACTTGGAGTGACTGCTGACTGCTAATgtgtttttactttttatagGTAATCAATAGCGGAAGGAAATTTAGCAGGAAGAGAGCACGTGCTCCACCAGATGAGGAGAATGCACCATGCCCTCAATGTGGTAATAATAAACTATTTATGACTTGAACCATCAAAAGTGTGGCTAATTTTGGAGGAGGCAGATATAAACCACTGTTTTTTCATTGGAAACCATTAGCTACTTATGACTCAAAACTTTTGCATTCTCATTCATTTCATGGTGATAGAGTTTCAGTGTCATTGCTGCTTTTATCTTGAGTTTTAAGTTTTTCATCAGTTATTTGGTATTCTCACTAGCTTAATCAAATTTTAGATGTTTCTTTCATTTGTGAATTGCATGCATGTATCTCAGACAACGAGTATGCTGGTTTCCAATGCAACCAAAACACAATTCATCTTCAATGTCAAACGTGTGGTGGGATGATGCCTTCCAGATCAAATGCCAGTGTACCACAACACTGTAATGGCTTATTGATTCTCATTTTCTGTCAATTTGGCTGCAGATTTGGTTTATGTATTTGAAAGAATGCaacagtttt comes from Henckelia pumila isolate YLH828 chromosome 4, ASM3356847v2, whole genome shotgun sequence and encodes:
- the LOC140863637 gene encoding uncharacterized protein isoform X1; amino-acid sequence: MEKGESSGAAASADIWAKLVPLDSRYPDVELRSDNVTVLSEINSSSSEKQEWCRIEKNKNKISALMKNMCSHSIVVDDTVIEDDETATITCGSEIILGPEAQGFMRYMFKVMPAEEICQKQLQIVLDPEHTKCSICLSVWHDVVTVAPCLHNFCNGCFSEWLKRCQEKHSSILCPECRAVVQFVGRNHFLHNIEEDILQADSTLRRSSEDIALLDSYASIKSPLVINSGRKFSRKRARAPPDEENAPCPQCDNEYAGFQCNQNTIHLQCQTCGGMMPSRSNASVPQHCLGCDRAFCGAYWHSLGVTGSGIHPVCSREILKPITERSVSRIPFLVHEKNRHEQDITEKCLRQMGKSLQDVISEWLTKMNNREIDRTRLPLNHSEMINPQTYVCNTYLRRHYRGKTAGMDQHVEHNTITKNMLVRGTTSVARPGVPICRNVFTMLSYVVKSYEESGKTLLFNVDGILLCYRNSHHRFIMALLFLCLWGFLGV
- the LOC140863637 gene encoding uncharacterized protein isoform X2, yielding MEKGESSGAAASADIWAKLVPLDSRYPDVELRSDNVTVLSEINSSSSEKQEWCRIEKNKNKISALMKNMCSHSIVVDDTVIEDDETATITCGSEIILGPEAQGFMRYMFKVMPAEEICQKQLQIVLDPEHTKCSICLSVWHDVVTVAPCLHNFCNGCFSEWLKRCQEKHSSILCPECRAVVQFVGRNHFLHNIEEDILQADSTLRRSSEDIALLDSYASIKSPLVINSGRKFSRKRARAPPDEENAPCPQCDNEYAGFQCNQNTIHLQCQTCGGMMPSRSNASVPQHCLGCDRAFCGAYWHSLGVTGSGIHPVCSREILKPITERSVSRIPFLVHEKNRHEQDITEKCLRQMGKSLQDVISEWLTKMNNREIDRTRLPLNHSEMINPQTYVCNECYDKLVSFLLYWFRVTLPKHYLPSEALQREDCWYGSACRTQHHNEEHARKRNHVCRPTRGTHMS
- the LOC140863637 gene encoding uncharacterized protein isoform X3, with protein sequence MEKGESSGAAASADIWAKLVPLDSRYPDVELRSDNVTVLSEINSSSSEKQEWCRIEKNKNKISALMKNMCSHSIVVDDTVIEDDETATITCGSEIILGPEAQGFMRYMFKVMPAEEICQKQLQIVLDPEHTKCSICLSVWHDVVTVAPCLHNFCNGCFSEWLKRCQEKHSSILCPECRAVVQFVGRNHFLHNIEEDILQADSTLRRSSEDIALLDSYASIKSPLVINSGRKFSRKRARAPPDEENAPCPQCGLGCDRAFCGAYWHSLGVTGSGIHPVCSREILKPITERSVSRIPFLVHEKNRHEQDITEKCLRQMGKSLQDVISEWLTKMNNREIDRTRLPLNHSEMINPQTYVCNTYLRRHYRGKTAGMDQHVEHNTITKNMLVRGTTSVARPGVPICRNVFTMLSYVVKSYEESGKTLLFNVDGILLCYRNSHHRFIMALLFLCLWGFLGV